From the Brevibacillus choshinensis genome, one window contains:
- a CDS encoding tRNA threonylcarbamoyladenosine dehydratase gives MLHQFSRCELAFGPEGLEKMKNSRVAVLGIGGVGSFTVEALARTGVGKLVLVDKDVVDITNINRQIHATLNTVGQKKAELMKERVASINPECEVVTLNMFFTEETASEFFAHEVDYIVDAMDTMSAKLYLIKEAKRRNIPIISSMGAANKMDPTRFEVADISQTSYDPIAKVIRRELRKAGIYKGVKVVYSREIPVTVRSDVREQIVSNPNSPISKVRQPPASNAFVPSVAGLILASVVVRDLLDWQPIKG, from the coding sequence ATGCTTCATCAATTTTCCCGTTGCGAACTGGCCTTCGGTCCCGAAGGTTTGGAAAAAATGAAAAATAGCCGCGTTGCGGTATTAGGCATAGGCGGAGTAGGTTCGTTTACCGTAGAAGCTCTGGCACGAACCGGGGTAGGAAAGCTAGTGTTGGTAGATAAAGATGTCGTGGACATTACCAACATCAACCGCCAGATTCATGCTACACTGAATACCGTTGGGCAAAAGAAAGCCGAACTGATGAAGGAACGGGTCGCCTCCATTAATCCGGAGTGCGAAGTCGTTACCTTGAATATGTTCTTTACGGAAGAGACAGCCAGTGAATTTTTCGCGCATGAAGTGGACTACATCGTAGATGCCATGGACACAATGTCTGCCAAGCTGTATTTGATTAAGGAAGCAAAACGACGCAACATTCCCATTATCTCCAGCATGGGAGCGGCGAACAAAATGGATCCGACTCGCTTCGAGGTAGCGGATATTTCACAAACCAGCTACGATCCGATCGCCAAAGTCATTCGCCGTGAGCTTCGCAAGGCGGGGATCTACAAGGGAGTGAAAGTAGTCTATTCCCGCGAGATTCCAGTGACCGTACGCTCGGACGTGCGCGAGCAAATCGTTTCCAACCCGAATTCACCGATTAGCAAAGTGCGGCAGCCTCCTGCAAGCAACGCCTTTGTCCCATCTGTTGCCGGATTGATTCTGGCGAGTGTCGTTGTGCGTGACCTGTTGGATTGGCAGCCAATAAAAGGATAG
- a CDS encoding AAA family ATPase, giving the protein MNDLFTFAYDQQGGGKQKPLAARMRPLSIQEVIGQSHILAPGKLLRRAIEADQVSSLIFYGPPGTGKTTLAKVIAGSTRSYFSELNAVTAGVADIRKVVEAAKERLVMDNQRTTLFVDEIHRFNKSQQDALLPYVEEGTIILIGATTENPFFEVNPALLSRSQIFSLQSLTHEELQQVMDRALTDVENGLGELSVSLTPEAAEHLIHYAEGDARRLLNALELAVTTTPSDKDGRVLITLDVAVESIQRRAVRYDKSGDNHYDTISAFIKSIRGSDPDAALYWLARMIDAGEDPRFISRRLVISASEDIGNADPQAIAVATACFQAVELVGMPEGRIPLAQATTYLATAPKSNAAYNGINAALDRIRNDGHKPVPIHLRDAAYKGAAKLGHGKGYKYPHDYPYGYVPQQYLPDGVNYSFYQPKDHGYERHIGRFQEERKKLDERGLPPQKNSPE; this is encoded by the coding sequence ATGAACGATCTTTTTACGTTTGCCTATGACCAACAGGGAGGAGGCAAACAAAAGCCGTTGGCTGCCCGGATGCGGCCTCTGTCGATCCAAGAGGTAATCGGGCAGTCACATATACTCGCGCCAGGTAAGCTATTGCGGCGTGCCATCGAAGCAGATCAGGTCTCGTCGCTGATTTTTTACGGCCCCCCGGGAACTGGGAAGACCACTTTGGCAAAGGTCATTGCTGGGTCGACTCGGTCCTATTTTTCCGAGTTAAATGCAGTCACGGCTGGCGTGGCTGATATCCGGAAAGTGGTGGAGGCAGCCAAGGAACGGCTCGTGATGGACAATCAGCGGACGACGTTGTTTGTCGACGAGATCCATCGCTTCAACAAATCCCAGCAGGACGCATTGCTGCCATATGTGGAAGAGGGAACGATCATACTGATCGGGGCAACGACTGAGAATCCTTTTTTTGAGGTGAATCCGGCGCTTCTGTCTCGCTCTCAAATATTCTCGTTGCAGTCCTTGACACATGAAGAACTGCAGCAGGTGATGGATCGTGCACTGACGGATGTGGAGAACGGATTGGGAGAGCTTTCCGTTTCCTTGACTCCCGAGGCTGCTGAGCATTTGATCCACTACGCAGAAGGTGACGCTCGACGGTTGTTGAATGCATTGGAGCTGGCTGTCACCACGACTCCGTCAGATAAAGACGGACGTGTGCTGATTACGTTGGATGTTGCGGTGGAGTCCATTCAGCGCAGGGCGGTTCGCTATGATAAAAGCGGGGACAACCATTACGACACGATATCGGCTTTCATCAAATCCATTCGGGGTTCGGACCCGGACGCAGCTCTCTATTGGTTAGCGCGTATGATTGATGCAGGAGAAGACCCGCGTTTTATTTCTCGCAGGCTGGTCATCTCTGCTTCAGAAGATATCGGCAATGCAGACCCGCAAGCGATCGCTGTCGCTACAGCCTGTTTTCAAGCTGTGGAACTGGTCGGAATGCCGGAGGGACGTATTCCTCTGGCTCAAGCCACGACCTACCTCGCGACAGCACCGAAAAGTAATGCAGCTTACAACGGAATTAACGCTGCATTGGATCGGATTCGAAACGACGGGCACAAACCGGTTCCCATCCACCTGCGTGACGCAGCCTACAAGGGAGCTGCCAAGCTCGGACATGGAAAAGGATATAAATACCCACATGATTACCCATATGGGTATGTACCTCAGCAATATTTGCCTGACGGCGTAAACTATTCCTTTTACCAGCCAAAGGATCATGGCTACGAAAGACATATTGGCAGATTTCAGGAAGAGCGAAAAAAACTGGATGAGCGAGGATTGCCACCGCAAAAAAACTCCCCCGAATAA
- the cymR gene encoding cysteine metabolism transcriptional regulator CymR, which yields MKISTKGRYGLTIMMELANRNGEGPTSLRSIAQRHDLSEHYLEQLIAPLRNAGLVKSIRGAYGGYVLAKQPEEISAGDVIRVLEGPISPVEFAEEEDPAKRYLWLRIRDSISSVLDSTSLQDLISFEDDGRSDNYMFYI from the coding sequence GTGAAAATTTCAACGAAAGGACGCTACGGGCTGACCATTATGATGGAGTTGGCCAACCGTAACGGAGAAGGACCGACTTCACTGCGGAGCATCGCCCAGCGTCATGATTTGTCTGAGCATTATTTGGAGCAGCTGATTGCACCTTTGCGCAATGCTGGTTTGGTAAAGAGTATTCGCGGTGCCTATGGTGGATACGTTCTCGCGAAACAACCTGAGGAAATTTCAGCTGGGGATGTCATTCGCGTGTTGGAGGGACCAATCAGTCCTGTAGAATTCGCCGAAGAAGAAGATCCGGCAAAACGCTACCTGTGGTTGCGAATCCGTGATAGCATTTCTTCTGTTCTGGACTCCACATCGCTGCAAGATTTGATCAGCTTTGAGGACGATGGCCGTTCCGACAACTATATGTTTTACATTTGA